The Oncorhynchus clarkii lewisi isolate Uvic-CL-2024 chromosome 12, UVic_Ocla_1.0, whole genome shotgun sequence genome segment catctgttttgtcaccaaagctccccatatactatccaccactgcgatctgtatgctctcgttggctggcccttgcttcatatttgttgccaaaaccactggctccaggttatctataagtctttactaggtaaagccacgccttagctcaccatagcagcacccacccgtagcacgcgctccagcaggtatatttcactggtcacccccaaagccaattcctacattggccgcctttccttccagttctctgctgccaatgactggaaaaaactgcaaaaatcactgaagctggagactcatatctccctcactagctttaagcaccagctgtcagatcactgcacctgtacatagcccatttgtaaatagcccatccaactacctcctccccatactgttatttatttatttggctcctttgcaccccagaatctctacttgcacattcatcttctgcacatctatcactccagtgttcaattgctatattgtaattatttcgccactatggcctatttattgccttacctcccttatctcacctcatttgcacacactgtatatagactttttctattgtgttattgactgtatatgtgtttattccatgtgtaactctgtgttgttgtttgtgtcgcactgctttgctttatcttggccaggttgcagttgcacatgagaacttgttctcaactagcctacctggttaaataaaggtgaaataaaaaaataaaataaaaatgtgatgaccctcccactctgtctgcccgaatgctctctctttgctcttgttttccttaataagatgtcggtgggcggagccgggagggtcgtcagcaaaatgggacacacctgggctcggGTGTCCCCCCACATTCTTTGAGCAGACTCTCTCAACGCAGACAGTTATTTCTGATTGTGGCATTTTTGTGGCTTTTCTTTTGTTGTTCTGGCACATTTCAACACACCTCATTATCACATCTATGCACGAAACCCCTCacttacacacaccattgtttaCTCGTTTATAGTTTACTTCAGTTAATACATATATTTGTTATTTCTTGATCTCCACGTTCTCTCCCTTATTTGTTACGGGTTACGAGCCGGTTCATGACACTGATATTGCAGTCTCTCTGCAGTCAGACAGTATGCACCTGCTGGGTTAATGATATTTGGAGACAACCTTTGACCCTTAACATTTGATAAACACAGGGCCACTGGGAACTAAGTCTATGGAGACTTTACTTTGGAAATGTGTCTTCACACACCCCAAACAAATCACCCTCCCTTAAAGAGTTCATACTTCTACTGAATGCTATTTCACATGCTGGCAAAAGGTACAAGTTAATAGAGACATTGTAATACAAAGCAAATCGTTTTTAAAATGCAGGTTCTCCTTTGGAGTGACTTAGGTTCTCCTAAGCAGAACTTCTGACCTCCTGCATTCCATCCAGTTAGACACACCCACCTGATACTGTTAGTTTGGTCTGTCATGACAAACAGGACCTTGTGCATGGAGAGTTTATGGTGCATGACACAGTTCATTAAATAATATGTTTTTCACCCACCCATGTGTTGCATACACAAATACTCACATGTACAGTACCCGAGTACCCCACAAATCATTCCATGGCAAAGGCATATGCCCATCAGGATGAACATTTAAATATTTCTACATTTAGCGTAGTCACATTCTGTGATAGCACAGGTCAGTGTGCTAATCTCAGAGGCTTTCAGAACAAGAGGTCATAGAACCAAGTCTGACATGTGTCAATTGAAACAAGGGTCTCAGCTTGATGTCTTACTGAATGATCGTGAAAACTCAAGTATATTTCTAAAGTTTATAAAAGTTGTTAGATCATATGCTAGTAGACAGACGTTACTAGATTGAAATGGGAACAAGATTTGCAGGGTGAAATAAGCAGAGAATGGTGTTAATCTGTTTGAAAGCACACACATGTTCCTACAACCATTCAGTGTTTACTGTGCCACAAAATGAATGCTGAAATGTCTTTCCCTTGTTGGTGCAAGGAGAGGCAAAAGAGTACTTTTTATCACATGTTTTGGTTAGCAAGCACATTCAATCTTATTCTAATGTTTTGGGAATCAGTAATCAACACAATTTCAAAAGGTTTACAGATTTCTAGCCCTCATGCCTAGCTTGTCTGTTTGGGACTAATGAACTAGATCCACGGAACAATCAACAAATATATTGATCGGTCTGTGCTCGCGGCAAAGAAATCCATAACATTTTTCTTAAATCCGATATTCCTCCTACTTTAACACACTGGCTACATTTTATATCTAGCTACATCCCTTtggacaattttttttataaccTTCCCACATTCCATCCATGGCAATAAGAGCGAATAAATAATGAGTGACatgtttattcatttgtaaaaaatggtgttgatgtgcttgttttttgtttgtctgaATTGCTGTACCGTAATAGGTATCATTTAACTATCATGTATTGTGGTGAAATGGTACTTACACATGCTAATAAATATATACAGCATATACACAAAACAAGAAGAGGGAGCTTGTGTGTgacatataaatacacacacacactcacataggaTGACATGGTTCTGTCGTCTAGATTGACAGATATCCAGAGGCTTTGACAGGTGCTCTGTCCATCCTCAGCAGTTCTCTATTTTAGTTGAGGTGTGACcgtgagatgggggaggggggggaggggggggttggaTGAAGAAGGGGGGTGTGGTGGCCATGGTGAGTGTGTGGTGGGAGAGCTAGGCACTGGGTCAGAGTTGTTCGTTGGTGAGTGAGGATCTGTGGGAGTGGGGTGGAGAGCCTGGGGGTCAGTGAGCTGTTGGACACCGCACAAACACATGCCCACTTGTCAGCTCCCACGCACACTCTCCACTTGAGTTGAGCTctcttttcacacacacacacacacacacacacacacacacacacacacacacacacacacacacacacacacacacacacacacacacacaggtagcgTGTGTATGTTTACAAAGACCATTGCATAAGCGGATTTCAAGCAATAGTTTATTTCGTTTAGCAAAACTGATTACCGCCAAGGCATATTGTTCTCCATTTATCTTCCTTGCATTATAAGTTGTCAATCAGAAGAAGTCTTAAAGTCCATATGTAAACATTCAATGCCTCCTGATAActtggaaaaataaaaataaacaatgcCAATGGATGTGGAACGCAATAGCCTAACTGTCATTAACCTTACCCTGCACTGATTTCTTTCCCCTTATGGACCAGAGCAACACACATATACACCGGACAATAATAGTAACAACTTGTCAAACAATCAACAGGCAAAACTGAACTATGTGCTCTTATATCTGTTGTAGCAAAATTAAACATGATTCAAGGAAATAAAAGAGAGTAATACTGACAGAAGACAGGTTCAACAAGATTCAAGGAAGCAAATTAGTAATAATGACAGAAGAAGAAACGTTTTTAAACCGATGAGAGTCGCAATTCTCTTACCCAGTTTCCTAAGTGGGTCCTGCGTCTTGGGTTGGGATTCCACTGCCTTGGGTTCATGATGCACGGCGGTAGGAGGTTTCTTGCTCCTGCCCAACATGATGCAAGTTCCAATGCCGTCTTCGTTGTAGTTTTCTGTCTGTGGTTCTCTTGACTGATATGAAAAAGTCAGGGGTATGTAATTGGGGGAAGCGCAAATTCCCAGTGCAGGTGCCGTTTTTTAACTCTTCAGCAAGTCTTGAGTTGTGTGTTTCTCCGTTGCGTCACCAGGATAGCGCACTACAGTAATTCATTCCCTTTCCATGTGAAGTCCCTCCCATAGCAGTACGTAATCTGAGTCCAGCAAGGGGCACAGAAACTCTAGAAAACTATACCCACAGACGCAAATCAAATCACCTGTAcccacagtcacacagacagacgtTCATATAGCTTACTTTCTTTTAACATAGCAGCCTATCAGGGTATAGCCTACTTTCTTCTAACATAGCAGCCTATCAGGGGCATCGTGGTCATGGCCAAAAGAAAGTTTCACAATCTCACTGACCTATTTCATAGGTAGGGTCTATTATTATGGTATTTGAATCGATCTAATAGCGTGAGCCTACACTTCATGGTTCATGAAGAGTTGCAATGAATCATATACAGCCTACAAGCTGCATTTATTTAGTGTTCTTTAGCGCAGTTCCTCCGTTCAAAATGACGGGTGGCATAAAGCAGAGTTTCGCACTCCAAACACAGGCTCCATTCACACTGCATTGTTTTGCATTACAACATTCACTGATACACACAGCGCCACCCACCTGCAACCCACGTTCAAAGTCTTATCATTTGGCGCCGCCTAGCGGGTGGGTGGGGTGTAGGCGGAATTACTAAAGTAAGAAAGCCGCTGTCATGAGAATAATGGATAATCTGGCTATCGCTTTATTACAACCAAATTCAGTGAAATCATTCAAGTAAAGTGCCAAAACGCATAAACTGTATACTTTGACTATGCCTCTAACACATTGACTAAACGGTTTCATAATATCGCAGAGGCTGCAAGTAGCCTGGCCTAATTCTGAAGATAAAGCTATTTCTACAGCCTATCCTGCTGTTCTGTTCAAAGCCAGGCTGCAGTGGTGATGAACATGATCAAATAGCTCTGAGCCCAAGTTCTGATGTATTACTACTTCTACATCCATATATTATTAACATACAAAGTCAATTTGTGCAAAGAGAAATGCTTTTGAAGGGCACTTGGGTTAATATGTGCTATATGTCATTGTACGTAAGCCGGGGGGGAACACTAACTGTGGATTAGATGAATAGGTCTTGGTCTGCGATACTGCAGTGGCAAACCCGTGGGGTCGGGACTTAATTAGGTTTCAATAAGGGTATAAAGAGGATAATTAGGAGAAGGAGCGAGCTCAGCTGTAGGTTCCAGGCCTAGGGGAGAGAGGCATGTTTCACAGACCATCTACAGACCTATCCCTACAGCATAGATGCAAGCTTCTtcactctctctatcgctctctctctctcacagaacgGCACTGGGTCCCCTAATAACTAATGACACCTGATCCAAAggcatccattttagaacaacCATTCAGGCTCTGTAAGCTTTGATGTGTAATATCAAAACAGAGACAAAGGTTAGAACAATATAATGCACATCCATATATTTATCTAAATACAGTATATGGCTCTGATATGTTATGGGAAAGTCCCAAATGGCTATAGAATAGATCTTTTGACCCATTCTCAATTGTACCCAGCCGTGTTGCAGTATATATAGGGTGAGAGATTAACTCATGTCCAATAATCCTCTCTGAGGCTCTGATCCAGGAGCTGCTGTGCTTCTGCCCAGGCATCTAGAGCTTCCACCGAACGCCACTGCCTCTGTAAACACCCACTACCCCATTTGACAAACCCTACCCTCCCTCCTGGTCCCCCCAGCAATCACTCCCATTTCAGTAAACAATAGGTTATATGACAGCTGATAGATACACAAGTTTGGCTGGTATCTGTCAATTGCCAAAAGTTTGCCTTGGACTGACTAATGTCTGGTCAGCCTACTTTGAGTGTGTGTGGTACATTTTTGTATTTGTGAGCTTGCTACATATGTAGAAATGTATTTAGCACAACTTACAAGGGCATATGTACTATATATTAGTCTCTTTAATTCTGAGAGTTATAACTGGCAAGCACCTCACACCAAACTAGttaacccttatttaaccaggttgacTGAGAGAACACATTACAGGAATAGCGCCTCATAGCGTAAGTTCCTCCTAGTTTGGGCCTATACATTCGGGCATAGCCTACTCTTGCGTCAACTGCTCCAAGAAAAATGATGATGAAAGGACCAAGAAAAAAAagaggacagaagggagagatgCTCAATAAGAGAAAGCAATGGAGCAAAAATAATAGATGAAAGAGAGGACAAAAGAATGTGAGAGAGCAAGGGGTTGTGAGTGGGGGAATGATTGAAGATGACAATTTAGGAGAAAATCAGGATAAGAGTGAATGTGATTGAGAGAAAGGTCTATGGTATGAGGGGGAGGGGATGCCTACCCACCGAAAAGTAGACCTACATGCATATAGCCTACAGCAGCCATCACACACAAAGTGGGAACCATGTAAAATGCCACTGAGATGTGCCCTCTCCATGTGGGAGGAATCTTTAGCCTGCAGAGAATAAGGGCATTGCATATCAGTCAAaatatacagacactgtcatttcTGTCTTGTGTGCATACCTTCAGTGAGATTTTCAAATAATGCATTCAACTGTGTATTTGTTATGCAAACAAATGCCGTGTTTGAAGAGGTAATTACTCAATTATGAGTTTGAAATTATATATGCTGCTTACATTAATGCAGATATAATTAGGTAATTTAAAAGACTAGCTATTTCAACCACAGTAGAGACCTAACTACCAGCTATCCTAGCTAGTAGCTGTATGCTACTAACTAACTAGCAAATCAGTGCTAGCTCAACATTTAGTTTGATTGCATGTTTTGAAcgttgttagccagctagctatatTACAACACTGTGTCCATCGATACTCCCACTTTAGTGCAGGATGTTTGCTTAGTTAGAACTTGGTTATGGTAACATCCATAAAAATAAGGAATTGGCTAGCTAACTAGTTATTATTGGTCTTGGTACCTAGCTACTGGTCGAGCAAGCTCACATGCTAATTAATGATTTCAACCAGCTTGCAATAGGCTTACACTTTACAATATGCTAATGTATACGAGTATGAAAGCGCTTGCCAAGACAATACAATATTTGGATCTAAAGTTGTATATTTCACTGCACATGCATGTGTGACACTAGTTAGCacattagctagccagctaacctcaGTCGGCAAGCCTTTATAGAAGTAGAAACTGGGTCAAAGAGAGGCACGTTTAATCAACTGATAACTAATCGTTGACAATAAGCTTAAACGTAACTCTAAAAAGTGGGCAATTGTGTTATTTTAACATTTCACCATTGTTTGTTGTTCTGTAAAATTGAGTGGGACTTgctactggctagctaggtctcgATAAATAAAATGTCGCGTCTTTACGCGTCGTTCCACACTCTTATCCTTGCGCATTAGTGGGAGGCGAGGGAAATATCGCTCCGCACCAGAGAGAATAATAAAAAAAACGAATAAAGTTAAACCCTACACTATTTAAAACCACATAAAATAACTGTataaatgtttaaatattaaCAAAATGAACATAGTGCATAGCCGTTAGTTAATCGTTTTTCTACACGGTCTGTAAAAAAGGACTAGTTTGTTCAGGATGACGGGTTCATTACCTTTAGAAAGAAAGGATTGTCTCAATGTTTGTGGGAGTGATACAAAGCAAAACAATCATTAATAGATAAAAGACACGACATACTCCTATGTCATAATTTATTAGTGGCATACAGTATAAGTGGAATATCGATTAATGAAGATTAATTGGCAGACTCTTCAAAACGTGAACTAATTCCCCCCTCCATTTATACATGGTAGCGTCTGAAAGAATGCCTCGGACTACTTTCCTCTTGGACCCAATGTGCACTTGATTGACTCTCGGGATAACCAATAATAATATGATTTAAGCTTAGCAACAGTGAATATGCAATGTTGTCCAATAGCAGCAATGAGAGGGTGGTCCTATATCCTAAAACTTGATTGGCTTAAACTTTCGATAAATGCCCTAGAATTGTGGGTCAGGTAGTTGGTCATGGACGGTCTCGCTAGTAATTTACCTACATTGGAACTACATATCCCACAAAACAAGTATAGTCAAGAAAAGCAGCATGCGCACTGGCGGTGGTAGAGTTGATATAAAACCGCGAACTCATTCTGTGGTAGCATACTAGACAGTCACTGTTGTGGAGATGAAATACGAACCTGAGAAGGATTACTAGCGGCACCGAAATAGTTAACCTTAgttcgttagctagctacagtagctctgACGAATCATTCGAGAAGTAACAAGTGTTACCATTCATAACTTTGTTTTTAAAGAGTAGCGATAGTGACCGTTTCGAAAGTTAGCTAAACATTTCTTGTCAAGTAAATGTTGCTCATATTAAGACACAGAAACAGTATACTTAGCAAAAGtttgcaaaatatattttaattaacATTTAGTTTAATTCGCACAGAGACAACGGTTGACATGTGGTAAGGCGAACAGCCCAACAGCATACATCAGGATGACAGAACCGAGCATTGAGAAGACCCATCACCTGAAAACTTCAGATACCCCATCAAGTGGGAGAGGAAGAGTTGTGGAGCATCCCCAAACCAATGAGAGCCGTGGACTTGAGACTGGCGGTAGGGGGCGATATGGAGATAAACAGCAGCAAGCAGAGAGTGACGGCGGGGTTATCCCTGCAGACAAGTTGTGGCAAATGCAAGGCGGGCAGAGGGAGGTGTGCCCAAGATTCGTTGCCGGAAATGCACTTCCTAAGTGCCCAGCAGCAACACAGCCCTGCCAGGAACCCGGAGCAGATGCAGCCGGAGAGGGTGGCCTCGTAGCCCACGGAAATAGTGGAGATGGACCGCACGAGGAGACCCTGAGTCAAGTGCAAGGCGAGTGTGGGAAGAGAACCGACTCTGGCTCTCCAGGCGCCGGGGCAGCTGTAGATGCACGTCAGGGCAAGAAGAAACACAGGCGTCGACCATCCAAAAAGAAGCGTCAATGGAAGCCCTATTTTAAACTTTCTTGGGAAGAAAAGAAAAAGCTTGACGAGCGAGAGACCGAACGAGCGTCCCGAGTGAGAGCAGAGATGTTCGCGAAGGGGTTGCCCGTTGCCCCCTACAATACAACGCAGTTCCTTATGGATGAACACGACCGAGAGGAACCGGATCTGAATACCGAAAGTGGTCCCCGACGTCAGTTGGGGACTGGTGCTCGCCCAGAGGACACCGCAAGTGAGGACGAGCTTTtcgatgtggaggaggaggaggactatGGCAGCGGTGGTGGCAGCGACGGCATCGGGAGGCCTGGAAACGCAGGTGGGGAGTTTCTTCAGAGAGACTTTTCCGAGACCTACGAGAAATACCACATCGAGAGTCTTCAAAACATGTCCAAGCAAGAGCTGGTTCAAGAATACCTGGAGCTGGAGAAGTGCATGTCCCGTCTGGAGGAAGAGAACACCCGCTTGCGGCGCGTAACCAACCCGGACATCACAGATGATAGCCAGGTGCCCCAGTCGAATTCGGCGCGGATCAGAGAATTGGAGGGTGAATTGGAGAGACTGAGGGCGCATAACAGTGAGCAACGTCCGCAGAGCAAGGAGCAGATTGTCACATTAGGTGACTAGAAATGGATAGAACCAGGTAAAATATGGAAACGAGGGGACTAAACAGGACTTTAAAAAAGTGTCACCAGTTTTATGAAATCGGTTTGTTAACTCTGGAAGGTTCAGTGACGGTCCGTAAATTGCGTTGCAAAATTTGAGCATTCTTTTCTATTTGGACTGTAAGGCGCCTGTTTAAAGTTTTTCAATAAGTAATGTATATACTTAAAATTATTTTCTTTTTTATAAAGagaatgtatttggaaatacgtTGTTTTTGTTTCCCAGGTATGCATGCATTAAAATACTCTATCCCACAATTTGTTAAATCAGCAGGACTGTTTGTCCAAATGTAACATTTGTTTAATAAAAATGCTTCTTTTGAGAATTTCAAATAACTTTCCCAAAATTAAATGTGCAAAttaacatgtacacaaacaattgtttttttttccgTAGGGGGTAAATAAAGATTTTGCCTGATACCAACAAAGTATTTGTCTATTATCTGCAAGCCATTTTACAGCTATCGACTTACATCAATTTCTTTTCACTATTTAGGCAGATGTAAAGTGATGGAATATGCCTAGTTTTTCAGATTCATTCAAATGTCCTTACTATCCTTAGATGAACCACTACCAAATCAGGTAAGTTGTGACTGCATCACTCATTACCACTATAGAAATGATATGCAGGTTGCATAATGCAACCATTGGTAAACAACTGTCAAGAATCTACAGTAGGCTGTACACAGCCATATATTTAGAtatgcagggttggggagtaactgattaggAAGTAATCTGATTACGttagtttgggtaatccaaaagttaacGTTGATTACAATGTTGGACAGGTAAACTAGTAAAGGATGACATTtagaaattattttttattttaactaggcaagtcagttaagaacaaattcttatttaccatgactgcctacctcggccaaaccctgacgatactgggccaattgtgtgccgccctaagggactcccaaccacagctggttgtgatatagcctggaatcgAATCAGGGTCTGTACCCAACCCTGGATATGTCTGTAGCTGTTGGTTTTGTGAGGTCTCACGACATTTCCTTACAAAAGCTATTTTGTACTCCAACTCTCAATAGGTCACCTCTTGACCTGTCTCAGTGGTATGCGAAATGGACCTAATGTTGCAGGCTAAAGCTCATCGAGCAGATGACTCCGACTTGCTAAAATAGTCTTTCTAAACAAGGCAAGGGTCCTATTGGAGTTGCATTGCCCTACTTCCATGGTATAATTTGGGATATGGAACTTATTGGGCCAAGGGTAATCAACGCATGTCAGGGAAGAACTTTGTCACTTTTTCATTACATTTTGATATTACTCATAAAATGAGATTGGTAGGCTTAACATTCACATTGAATTCATTCAAAAACAAAACCAATGCAGGTCAATGAAATTAGTCATTTTTGTTCTTCAGGTCCAAATCATTCTAAAGTATCCAACATTGAGTGTTGCTCAATTAAGTTACTTATGTATGAAACTGGCCAGGTAAAACAAACCAatgcatggattgctgtcataccttgtccatagacttacagggtaaggaaaccaatatatcatttgggtgaactatccctttaaagagAGGAAAGCTAAtaataaaaatagataagtaacgCTGACCCATTTAGCCTGGTTTCAGACTCAGAGATACAATGTTGTCAAGAACATTGACACAAAGTTGGAAATACACTTCTGTGTCAATATATTCCAAAATGGTACATTTTGTGGGCTGTGGGCAGAGCAAATGAAATCGCTTACCAACTAGAGTTGTTTGTACTTAGATTGCTAGCTAATTGTTAACATACCTCTGTCTCAAACGCAGGTTTGGTAACTAGCTTTATGGCTGGTcaaaatatgcatatatttacCATGCTAGGCCAGCTAACGACTTCCTTGTTTTTAGCAGGGCTTTGCtaacttgttagctagctaggttttACGCAGATTTACACACTTAAATTCTCCCAATCAAACGAGGTTTACCGACATACAATACACTGAAACAAATGTATACAAAACTTCAGGAATCTTAATTGAATCTACTGATATAATTTGCACCGATTTCGAGTTGTCAGGTCCTCTCTGGATGCATTCAGGGAAGTGTGGTGCAAGACAGTGCTCTACAGCATAATAGTTGTGGG includes the following:
- the LOC139421128 gene encoding protein HEXIM1-like yields the protein MTEPSIEKTHHLKTSDTPSSGRGRVVEHPQTNESRGLETGGRGRYGDKQQQAESDGGVIPADKLWQMQGGQREVCPRFVAGNALPKCPAATQPCQEPGADAAGEGGLVAHGNSGDGPHEETLSQVQGECGKRTDSGSPGAGAAVDARQGKKKHRRRPSKKKRQWKPYFKLSWEEKKKLDERETERASRVRAEMFAKGLPVAPYNTTQFLMDEHDREEPDLNTESGPRRQLGTGARPEDTASEDELFDVEEEEDYGSGGGSDGIGRPGNAGGEFLQRDFSETYEKYHIESLQNMSKQELVQEYLELEKCMSRLEEENTRLRRVTNPDITDDSQVPQSNSARIRELEGELERLRAHNSEQRPQSKEQIVTLGD